One genomic segment of Nocardia spumae includes these proteins:
- a CDS encoding response regulator transcription factor, translated as MQPGRILLIEDADAIRTAIAAAVHTAGHEVLAREHGERLEADLEQFRPDVVVLDVMLPGRDGFGLLEVVRARSGAGVVMVTARDGVADRVRGLRSGSDDYVVKPFDLAELVARIEALLRRMGRLHDRITIADLVVETDSGTVRRGSAPITLTATEFKLLSYLAAHRDRVVTKTQILTAVWGYEDYDPNLVEVYVSAVRRKLEEHGPRLLHTVRGLGYALRASRP; from the coding sequence GTGCAGCCCGGACGCATCCTCCTGATCGAAGACGCCGACGCCATTCGCACGGCGATCGCGGCGGCCGTGCACACCGCCGGGCACGAGGTGCTGGCGCGCGAGCACGGCGAACGACTCGAGGCCGACCTGGAACAGTTCCGCCCCGATGTCGTAGTGCTCGATGTGATGCTGCCCGGCCGCGACGGCTTCGGACTGCTCGAGGTGGTGCGGGCGCGCAGCGGGGCGGGCGTGGTCATGGTGACCGCCCGCGACGGGGTGGCGGACCGGGTTCGCGGCTTGCGTTCCGGCTCCGACGATTACGTGGTGAAACCCTTCGATCTGGCCGAGCTGGTGGCCCGCATCGAGGCGCTGCTGCGCCGGATGGGCCGGCTGCACGACCGCATCACGATCGCCGATCTCGTCGTCGAGACCGACTCCGGCACCGTGCGGCGCGGCAGTGCGCCGATCACCCTGACCGCGACGGAGTTCAAACTGCTCAGCTATCTGGCCGCACATCGCGATCGAGTGGTCACCAAGACCCAGATCCTCACCGCCGTATGGGGTTACGAGGACTACGACCCGAATCTGGTCGAGGTGTACGTCAGCGCGGTGCGACGCAAACTGGAGGAGCACGGGCCCCGCCTGCTGCACACCGTGCGCGGTCTGGGCTACGCGCTGCGAGCGAGCCGGCCGTGA